In Spinacia oleracea cultivar Varoflay chromosome 5, BTI_SOV_V1, whole genome shotgun sequence, a single window of DNA contains:
- the LOC110795466 gene encoding F-box/FBD/LRR-repeat protein At3g26920 isoform X2, giving the protein MKRQIRRRYLWNPYGLRLNIINWINMRRRHKARSSRRHKKDGIDRISTFPDHVLGNILSLLSLKDAIRTSILSSRWRYLWTLSMSLDLTLFENEGLEKFESFVNYVLDNCKSMNLDKFHLHCPEAVGFSLINGWVSSAISRNPKQLDLYIDFEELEDCYDDNPEAVPLPPYPNCILNYNNLVVLKLKSCFEVEIPSSVSCFPCLKTLTFTGERGLHQHFVIINTPNLEYLNIKDQTLACYVVNNVDSVISAYIDCQGPFGRDADTKQVVRLFLLLESVAKAKQLTLSADSLLILKPTFCCTWPIFINLTNLQLNASECFDWTLLAYFLKSSPNLERLGLGKDLFSREYQFEDQFKWNPPDDIPECLKLKLKYVEMTMFKGRNDELQLVEYLLNNAQVLEVMFIITYPYPLKDEMVEKVDMFERASQACNVYVVEEMRRKLSKKDLEELFDI; this is encoded by the exons ATGAAGAGGCAAATTAGAAGACGTTATTTATGGAATCCTTACGGACTGCGATTGAATATAATAAATTGGATCAACATGAGGAGACGCCATAAAGCGCGGTCTTCACGAAGACATAAGAAAGATGGAATAGATAGAATTAGCACTTTTCCGGATCATGTTTTAGGCAACATTCTCTCTTTACTTTCTCTCAAAGATGCAATTAGAACCAGCATTTTGTCATCGAGATGGAGGTATCTGTGGACCTTATCAATGAGTCTTGATCTTACTTTGTTTGAAAATGAAGGACTAGAAAAATTCGAGAGTTTTGTGAATTATGTCCTTGACAATTGCAAATCAATGAACTTGGATAAATTTCATTTGCATTGTCCCGAAGCAGTAGGCTTCTCGCTAATTAATGGCTGGGTTTCTAGTGCCATAAGTCGCAACCCAAAGCAACTTGACCTGTATATAGATTTTGAAGAATTGGAGGATTGTTATGATGATAATCCTGAAGCTGTCCCTCTTCCTCCTTATCCTAACTGTATCCTTAATTACAACAATCTGGTTGTTCTTAAGTTGAAGTCATGCTTTGAGGTTGAAATTCCAAGCTCCGTGTCTTGTTTTCCTTGTCTCAAAACTTTGACTTTCACAG GTGAACGCGGGCTGCATCAACATTTTGTCATCATCAATACTCCAAATCTTGAATACCTCAATATCAAAGACCAAACACTTGCCTGTTATGTTGTGAATAATGTGGATTCGGTGATCAGTGCTTATATTGATTGTCAAGGACCTTTCGGCAGGGATGCAGACACTAAACAAGTCGTTCGACTCTTTCTGCTTCTGGAAAGTGTTGCCAAGGCCAAGCAATTAACATTATCTGCCGATTCTTTACTT ATTCTCAAACCAACATTCTGCTGTACATGGCCTATATTTATCAATTtgacaaatttgcaattaaatgCAAGTGAATGCTTTGATTGGACATTGCTGGCATATTTTCTCAAAAGCTCGCCTAATTTAGAACGTCTTGGTCTTGGCAAG GATCTCTTTAGCAGAGAGTATCAATTTGAGGATCAATTTAAGTGGAATCCACCTGATGATATTCCCGAATGTTTGAAGCTGAAGCTAAAGTACGTTGAAATGACAATGTTCAAAGGACGCAATGATGAGCTTCAACTAGTAGAGTACCTGTTAAACAATGCTCAAGTATTAGAGGTAATGTTTATCATCACTTACCCCTACCCTCTGAAGGATGAGATGGTGGAGAAAGTAGACATGTTTGAAAGAGCTTCTCAGGCGTGCAATGTCTATGTTGTTGAGGAAATGAGGAGAAAGTTGTCCAAAAAAGATCTCGAAGAGTTGTTTGATATTTGA
- the LOC110795466 gene encoding F-box protein At4g22280 isoform X1, with translation MKRQIRRRYLWNPYGLRLNIINWINMRRRHKARSSRRHKKDGIDRISTFPDHVLGNILSLLSLKDAIRTSILSSRWRYLWTLSMSLDLTLFENEGLEKFESFVNYVLDNCKSMNLDKFHLHCPEAVGFSLINGWVSSAISRNPKQLDLYIDFEELEDCYDDNPEAVPLPPYPNCILNYNNLVVLKLKSCFEVEIPSSVSCFPCLKTLTFTGWYPYHSSVVNRLISSCPVLEILRVVGSCEPDEPLLFDISNITVKKLYLDFNTGERGLHQHFVIINTPNLEYLNIKDQTLACYVVNNVDSVISAYIDCQGPFGRDADTKQVVRLFLLLESVAKAKQLTLSADSLLILKPTFCCTWPIFINLTNLQLNASECFDWTLLAYFLKSSPNLERLGLGKDLFSREYQFEDQFKWNPPDDIPECLKLKLKYVEMTMFKGRNDELQLVEYLLNNAQVLEVMFIITYPYPLKDEMVEKVDMFERASQACNVYVVEEMRRKLSKKDLEELFDI, from the exons ATGAAGAGGCAAATTAGAAGACGTTATTTATGGAATCCTTACGGACTGCGATTGAATATAATAAATTGGATCAACATGAGGAGACGCCATAAAGCGCGGTCTTCACGAAGACATAAGAAAGATGGAATAGATAGAATTAGCACTTTTCCGGATCATGTTTTAGGCAACATTCTCTCTTTACTTTCTCTCAAAGATGCAATTAGAACCAGCATTTTGTCATCGAGATGGAGGTATCTGTGGACCTTATCAATGAGTCTTGATCTTACTTTGTTTGAAAATGAAGGACTAGAAAAATTCGAGAGTTTTGTGAATTATGTCCTTGACAATTGCAAATCAATGAACTTGGATAAATTTCATTTGCATTGTCCCGAAGCAGTAGGCTTCTCGCTAATTAATGGCTGGGTTTCTAGTGCCATAAGTCGCAACCCAAAGCAACTTGACCTGTATATAGATTTTGAAGAATTGGAGGATTGTTATGATGATAATCCTGAAGCTGTCCCTCTTCCTCCTTATCCTAACTGTATCCTTAATTACAACAATCTGGTTGTTCTTAAGTTGAAGTCATGCTTTGAGGTTGAAATTCCAAGCTCCGTGTCTTGTTTTCCTTGTCTCAAAACTTTGACTTTCACAGGTTGGTATCCTTATCATAGTTCTGTAGTGAACAGGCTCATTTCTAGTTGTCCTGTGTTGGAAATACTACGCGTAGTAGGATCTTGTGAACCAGATGAACCATTGTTGTTTGATATTTCTAATATCACTGTGAAGAaactgtacttagatttcaacaCAGGTGAACGCGGGCTGCATCAACATTTTGTCATCATCAATACTCCAAATCTTGAATACCTCAATATCAAAGACCAAACACTTGCCTGTTATGTTGTGAATAATGTGGATTCGGTGATCAGTGCTTATATTGATTGTCAAGGACCTTTCGGCAGGGATGCAGACACTAAACAAGTCGTTCGACTCTTTCTGCTTCTGGAAAGTGTTGCCAAGGCCAAGCAATTAACATTATCTGCCGATTCTTTACTT ATTCTCAAACCAACATTCTGCTGTACATGGCCTATATTTATCAATTtgacaaatttgcaattaaatgCAAGTGAATGCTTTGATTGGACATTGCTGGCATATTTTCTCAAAAGCTCGCCTAATTTAGAACGTCTTGGTCTTGGCAAG GATCTCTTTAGCAGAGAGTATCAATTTGAGGATCAATTTAAGTGGAATCCACCTGATGATATTCCCGAATGTTTGAAGCTGAAGCTAAAGTACGTTGAAATGACAATGTTCAAAGGACGCAATGATGAGCTTCAACTAGTAGAGTACCTGTTAAACAATGCTCAAGTATTAGAGGTAATGTTTATCATCACTTACCCCTACCCTCTGAAGGATGAGATGGTGGAGAAAGTAGACATGTTTGAAAGAGCTTCTCAGGCGTGCAATGTCTATGTTGTTGAGGAAATGAGGAGAAAGTTGTCCAAAAAAGATCTCGAAGAGTTGTTTGATATTTGA